One part of the Sphingobacterium sp. LZ7M1 genome encodes these proteins:
- a CDS encoding DUF3276 family protein — MGDFDNKEREEVFSKKVRAGKRTYFFDVKATRSNDYYVTITESKKRFEDGQFIKHKIFLYKEDFEKFAEGLQDVVEYIKANQEVVEKRYEPNQDENGFENNGELVQKDNYSF, encoded by the coding sequence ATGGGAGATTTTGACAATAAAGAGCGTGAAGAGGTATTTTCAAAAAAGGTGAGAGCGGGCAAACGTACTTATTTTTTTGATGTGAAAGCCACTCGCTCGAACGACTATTATGTGACAATTACAGAAAGTAAAAAGCGTTTCGAAGACGGACAGTTTATTAAACACAAGATCTTCCTTTATAAAGAAGACTTTGAAAAGTTTGCAGAAGGCCTTCAGGATGTAGTTGAATACATTAAAGCTAACCAAGAAGTTGTTGAAAAAAGATATGAGCCAAATCAAGACGAAAATGGTTTTGAGAACAATGGCGAACTAGTACAAAAAGACAATTACTCTTTTTAA
- a CDS encoding RidA family protein encodes MKILQGNRLPKPNGHYSTAIVSNHFLFVSGQLPISADGKHHEQDDFESQFTVVFQNIENILLASSSSMSKIVKVTAYVCDVKYCPQFNALFADFIGKHKPARTVVPVAELRHGYMLEVDLIAEV; translated from the coding sequence ATGAAAATATTACAGGGAAACCGACTGCCAAAACCAAATGGACATTATAGTACAGCCATAGTATCAAATCATTTTCTGTTTGTGTCGGGTCAGTTGCCCATATCGGCAGATGGAAAACATCACGAACAAGATGATTTCGAAAGTCAATTTACTGTTGTATTTCAGAACATTGAGAATATTCTATTAGCTTCTTCGAGCAGTATGTCGAAGATTGTCAAGGTTACAGCCTATGTCTGTGATGTGAAATATTGCCCCCAATTCAATGCTCTGTTTGCCGATTTTATTGGTAAACATAAGCCTGCCCGGACAGTTGTTCCGGTTGCTGAATTACGTCATGGATATATGCTCGAGGTAGACTTGATCGCAGAAGTTTAG
- a CDS encoding beta-lactamase family protein — MRIKAINLLIILVLSCLGTVNAQTVEENNNRAVFNRIEFFFNSQQVDSIYNLASDDFKQHISKEKMAELLDNLFILGRIENVTKTGFSRGLATYKVELQQETLTMQLAIDSNMRYNTFLIKPYSPDEAPKKEEILSNVEAKSPLDQYIDSVARNYAKNGNAHSLAVAVIHQNKINTFFYGETTPGNNTLPDANTLYEIGSVTKTFTATLLAEMVNKGIISLEDSIAKFLPDSVAQNPDVQKITFKMLANHTSGLPRLADNWNKVPKFSSSDPYAAYDKKALYAFLKGFKSKEEAGTVYEYSNLGYGLLGELLSTISKKPYMTMVKEMILTPLEMTNSTDKLNPKEKNIAPPFDGEGQQVPFWNFQAITAAGSLKSSVNDLLRYTIAQLTYPETDVQKAMNLTKQFTFFVPPNSDIGLAWHMNMLDGVIYYHHTGATAGSNAFVGFVPDEKSVVIMLSNSSNELGKVGTALLEKVLSTK, encoded by the coding sequence ATGAGAATTAAAGCGATCAACCTCCTCATTATCCTAGTTTTATCTTGTTTGGGCACTGTGAATGCCCAGACGGTTGAGGAGAATAACAACAGAGCCGTATTCAATAGAATTGAATTTTTCTTCAATTCCCAGCAAGTTGACTCCATCTACAATCTTGCCAGCGATGATTTTAAACAACACATCAGCAAGGAAAAGATGGCTGAATTACTGGATAATCTTTTTATCCTAGGCCGCATCGAGAATGTGACTAAAACAGGGTTTAGCAGAGGATTGGCAACCTATAAAGTGGAATTGCAACAGGAAACCCTGACCATGCAACTTGCCATTGACTCCAACATGAGGTACAATACCTTTTTAATAAAACCTTATTCCCCTGATGAGGCACCAAAAAAGGAAGAAATCCTTTCCAATGTAGAAGCTAAAAGTCCTTTGGATCAATACATCGACTCGGTAGCACGCAATTATGCGAAAAATGGAAATGCGCATTCCCTTGCGGTTGCTGTCATTCATCAAAACAAGATCAATACATTTTTCTATGGTGAAACCACTCCGGGAAACAACACGCTTCCTGATGCCAATACCTTATATGAAATCGGTTCGGTAACTAAAACTTTTACGGCTACCTTATTGGCAGAGATGGTCAATAAAGGAATTATTTCCCTGGAAGACAGCATCGCAAAATTTCTACCAGATTCCGTAGCTCAAAATCCTGATGTGCAAAAAATCACGTTCAAGATGTTGGCAAACCATACCTCAGGACTTCCAAGGCTTGCAGATAACTGGAATAAGGTTCCTAAATTCTCCAGCAGTGATCCCTATGCTGCATACGATAAAAAAGCACTGTATGCATTCCTAAAAGGCTTCAAATCCAAAGAAGAGGCAGGAACGGTCTACGAGTACAGCAATTTAGGCTATGGCTTATTGGGCGAGCTCTTATCGACCATTTCGAAAAAGCCATATATGACCATGGTCAAGGAAATGATCTTGACCCCCTTAGAAATGACAAACAGCACGGATAAATTGAACCCGAAGGAAAAAAACATCGCTCCACCATTTGATGGAGAAGGCCAACAGGTTCCTTTCTGGAACTTCCAGGCCATAACCGCAGCAGGATCCCTGAAATCAAGTGTAAATGACCTTCTACGATATACCATTGCACAATTGACCTACCCGGAAACTGATGTTCAAAAAGCCATGAACCTGACCAAACAGTTCACCTTCTTCGTGCCACCTAACAGTGACATCGGTCTGGCTTGGCACATGAACATGTTGGATGGCGTTATATACTACCACCATACTGGAGCAACAGCTGGTTCAAATGCATTTGTAGGTTTTGTACCCGATGAAAAATCGGTGGTGATTATGCTTTCCAACTCAAGCAATGAATTGGGAAAGGTAGGCACGGCTTTATTGGAAAAAGTACTTTCTACGAAATAA
- a CDS encoding 1-deoxy-D-xylulose-5-phosphate reductoisomerase, protein MSKRKLAILGSTGSIGTQTLEVVEQYPDHFSITVLSAGRNADLLIQQALKFRPAAVVVCEKTAFEKVSDTLQGKGIEVLFGEDALVETVQRDDIDIVLTAVVGAVGLRPTVAAIESGKDIALANKETLVVAGELITGLVEKHQVKLLPVDSEHSAIFQCLAGEEANPIEKIILTASGGPFRGKSIEDLKSVTKAQALKHPNWTMGAKITIDSASLMNKGLEVIEAKWLFGLEYDQIDVIIHPQSIIHSLVQFEDGSLKAQLGLPDMKLPIQYALTYPQRFENNFKRFSFLDYPNLTFEQPDMEVFRNLKLAFQALEAGGNAACVLNGANEVVVDAFLNDQVGFLQMSEIIEETLCQVKSQKTLSLEDYLQFDLESRTVARSLIERI, encoded by the coding sequence TTGAGTAAAAGGAAATTAGCCATATTAGGTTCTACGGGCAGTATTGGGACACAGACCTTAGAAGTAGTAGAACAATATCCTGATCATTTTTCGATTACTGTACTATCTGCCGGAAGAAACGCCGATTTATTGATTCAACAGGCTCTTAAGTTCAGGCCAGCTGCAGTGGTCGTTTGTGAAAAGACGGCTTTTGAGAAGGTAAGCGATACTTTGCAGGGCAAGGGCATCGAAGTCCTGTTCGGTGAAGATGCACTGGTGGAGACCGTGCAGCGGGATGATATAGATATCGTCCTGACAGCGGTAGTTGGGGCGGTTGGGCTAAGGCCTACTGTTGCGGCTATTGAATCGGGTAAGGATATCGCTCTGGCCAATAAAGAGACTTTGGTGGTTGCTGGGGAACTGATTACAGGCTTGGTTGAAAAACATCAGGTTAAACTGTTGCCGGTTGACTCAGAACATTCGGCTATATTTCAATGCCTGGCCGGTGAGGAGGCTAACCCTATAGAGAAGATTATCCTTACAGCCTCGGGAGGTCCCTTCCGTGGGAAATCAATCGAAGATTTAAAGTCGGTGACGAAAGCGCAAGCTTTGAAGCATCCGAACTGGACAATGGGAGCGAAAATAACCATTGACTCGGCTTCTCTGATGAATAAAGGATTGGAAGTGATTGAGGCCAAATGGCTGTTTGGTTTAGAGTATGACCAGATCGATGTCATTATCCATCCGCAATCCATTATCCATTCGCTGGTGCAATTCGAAGATGGTTCTCTGAAAGCTCAGTTGGGCTTGCCGGACATGAAGCTTCCCATTCAATATGCTTTGACCTATCCACAGCGATTTGAAAATAACTTTAAGCGCTTTAGCTTCTTGGACTACCCAAATTTGACTTTTGAACAGCCCGATATGGAGGTTTTCAGAAACCTAAAGTTGGCATTTCAGGCCCTTGAAGCTGGTGGTAATGCAGCCTGTGTGCTGAATGGTGCCAATGAAGTTGTCGTAGATGCTTTTTTGAATGACCAGGTTGGTTTTTTACAGATGAGTGAAATCATTGAAGAGACATTGTGTCAGGTGAAATCACAAAAAACGTTAAGTTTAGAGGATTATTTACAGTTCGATTTGGAAAGCCGGACTGTGGCACGAAGTTTAATAGAACGTATTTAA
- a CDS encoding sensor histidine kinase translates to MQKPISEQSKRYVIHASSWIICVLYFLIVYGLLLWSNIAKVTAAYDAVIGALTMTGISYLIYSTLQFYLPNNKNYWKLFSMAAIFSAISVLIIRILIIQLSPDENLVYLDFSLPFRFVINFLIITCVMTINIFWNIQEELVFNKRRKDESERMVRDAELYNLRQQLQPHFLFNSLNSIIALIGSKPTEARNMVFQLSDFLRGTMRKDEKQFTTVEEEINHLSLYLDIEKVRFGHRLSTEFDYDESVLNGKIPVMILQPLVENAIKFGLYNVTDQVTIRTSIHLENNMLTIQISNPFEQDQPEQKKGTGFGLTSIQRRLYLLFGRTDLLETAVDGNTFISTLRIPQL, encoded by the coding sequence ATGCAAAAACCCATTAGTGAACAATCCAAACGCTATGTAATCCATGCCTCCTCGTGGATTATTTGTGTTTTATATTTCCTTATTGTTTATGGACTTTTGCTTTGGTCAAACATTGCCAAGGTCACTGCTGCTTACGATGCAGTCATTGGCGCCTTGACCATGACCGGAATCTCCTATCTGATCTATAGTACCCTCCAGTTCTATCTTCCGAACAACAAGAACTATTGGAAGCTTTTTTCCATGGCCGCAATCTTCTCAGCTATCAGTGTTCTCATCATCCGCATCTTGATTATTCAGCTTTCCCCCGATGAAAACCTGGTCTATTTAGATTTTAGCCTTCCGTTTCGCTTTGTGATCAACTTCTTGATCATCACTTGCGTCATGACCATCAATATCTTCTGGAATATCCAGGAAGAACTCGTATTCAACAAAAGACGAAAAGACGAAAGTGAGCGCATGGTTCGCGATGCCGAGCTCTACAATTTAAGACAGCAACTACAACCCCACTTTCTATTCAATAGCTTAAATTCCATTATCGCCTTAATCGGCAGCAAACCTACGGAAGCCCGGAACATGGTCTTCCAACTTTCAGACTTCCTTCGTGGTACCATGAGAAAGGATGAAAAACAGTTTACCACCGTAGAAGAAGAAATAAATCATTTAAGCTTATATTTGGATATTGAAAAAGTAAGGTTCGGACATCGACTGAGCACCGAATTTGATTATGATGAAAGCGTACTCAATGGCAAGATCCCTGTAATGATCCTGCAGCCATTGGTAGAAAACGCCATTAAATTCGGCCTTTACAATGTCACGGACCAAGTAACCATTAGAACCAGTATCCATTTAGAAAACAATATGTTGACCATCCAAATCAGCAATCCCTTCGAACAGGATCAACCTGAACAGAAAAAAGGAACTGGCTTTGGCTTGACCAGCATTCAGCGAAGACTGTACCTCCTTTTTGGCAGGACTGACCTATTGGAAACAGCTGTCGATGGAAATACATTTATATCCACCCTAAGAATCCCTCAACTATGA
- a CDS encoding S9 family peptidase: MNKLFSAACLTLFILSTAGAEAQTKKLSYEQAWNQAPSLTKTISRFEGWADANHYIERANNQLFKVNVKTGKKESYSYHVNSSTQVFVKDKDVFIQYPEGEAKKLTNSPDVEEQNPTLSPDGKYVAFTRKSDLYGLEISSGKEVRYTTDGTDVIYNGWSSWVYYEEILGRPTNYRAFWWSPDSKEIAFMRFDDSKVPMFPIYVSKGQHGYLEETRYPKAGDPNPEVKVGFVKVEGSPIVWADFNEKDDQYFGQPYWSFDSQSIMVQWMNREQNTLKFYAVNPDNGQKTEIYNEEQPTWINLDHDERITYLADNKHYILKSDKTGWAHYYLYTLDGKLLNPITQGDWQVTSIERIDEKGKVLYFSARKENSATKDLYRIGFDGKNMQRLTFGDYTHNVLVSPDGKYFITNYSNIHTPNKVALLDNKGKVLKELADSKADDYANYKVAKREYMTIPSEDGKFNLPLIITYPTDFDETKQYPVIMSIYGGPDAGTVRNTWKGVNGEYWSQEGIIQIEADHRASGHFGKQGVAWMHRNLGNWELVDYITVAKWLKAKTFVAKDKLLITGHSYGGYMTCLALTKGADYFDYGIAGAPVTSWELYDTHYTERWMDTPQSNPEGYKNGSILPYVNQYKGRLRIMHGDMDDNVHMQNTIQLVDALTDRAVPFELMIYPGSRHGFNRSKSAYDFKERTRFYYQYLLDKPVPENLR; the protein is encoded by the coding sequence ATGAACAAGTTGTTTTCAGCGGCTTGTCTTACGCTGTTTATCTTGTCGACAGCAGGGGCAGAGGCACAAACGAAAAAATTATCCTATGAACAGGCTTGGAACCAAGCACCTTCATTAACCAAGACGATCAGTCGTTTTGAAGGTTGGGCCGATGCCAATCATTATATAGAAAGGGCAAACAATCAGCTCTTCAAAGTCAATGTAAAGACTGGGAAAAAAGAAAGTTACAGCTATCATGTGAACAGCTCGACGCAGGTTTTTGTAAAGGACAAGGATGTTTTTATCCAATATCCGGAAGGAGAGGCCAAGAAATTGACGAATTCCCCGGACGTGGAAGAGCAAAATCCAACCCTGTCGCCTGACGGTAAATATGTAGCTTTTACAAGGAAAAGCGATTTGTATGGTTTGGAAATATCCTCTGGTAAAGAGGTTCGATATACCACAGATGGAACGGACGTAATCTACAACGGTTGGTCTTCTTGGGTCTATTATGAGGAAATCTTAGGTCGCCCAACCAATTATAGGGCTTTCTGGTGGTCTCCTGATAGTAAGGAAATTGCTTTTATGCGCTTTGATGACAGCAAGGTTCCCATGTTCCCGATCTATGTTTCGAAAGGTCAGCACGGCTACCTCGAAGAAACTCGATACCCTAAAGCAGGCGACCCTAACCCAGAAGTAAAGGTAGGATTTGTGAAAGTTGAGGGTTCTCCAATCGTTTGGGCAGATTTCAACGAGAAAGATGATCAATACTTTGGACAGCCTTACTGGAGCTTTGACAGTCAATCGATCATGGTGCAATGGATGAACAGGGAGCAAAATACCTTGAAGTTCTATGCAGTGAACCCTGATAATGGACAAAAAACGGAAATCTATAATGAGGAACAGCCAACATGGATCAATTTAGACCATGATGAGCGAATCACTTATTTGGCAGATAACAAACACTATATCCTGAAATCGGATAAAACGGGATGGGCACATTACTACCTATATACCTTGGATGGTAAATTGCTGAACCCTATTACACAGGGGGATTGGCAGGTGACTTCTATTGAGCGTATCGATGAGAAAGGTAAAGTTCTTTATTTTTCTGCGAGAAAAGAAAATTCAGCGACCAAGGATCTATATAGAATCGGTTTTGATGGCAAAAATATGCAGCGTTTGACCTTTGGTGACTATACGCACAATGTATTGGTGTCGCCAGATGGAAAATATTTCATCACGAACTATTCCAATATCCACACGCCAAATAAGGTTGCCCTTTTGGATAACAAAGGAAAGGTTTTGAAAGAATTGGCGGATAGCAAAGCTGATGATTATGCAAACTATAAAGTGGCAAAACGCGAGTACATGACTATCCCCTCGGAAGATGGGAAGTTTAATCTTCCATTGATCATCACTTATCCTACGGATTTTGACGAAACGAAACAGTATCCTGTAATCATGAGTATCTATGGAGGCCCTGATGCGGGTACCGTGAGAAATACCTGGAAAGGTGTGAATGGTGAATATTGGTCTCAAGAAGGGATCATTCAAATTGAAGCGGACCATAGGGCTTCTGGCCATTTTGGAAAACAGGGTGTGGCATGGATGCACAGAAACTTAGGAAACTGGGAGCTGGTGGATTATATCACCGTTGCCAAATGGTTGAAAGCTAAGACTTTTGTAGCTAAAGATAAATTGTTGATCACCGGACATAGTTATGGTGGTTACATGACCTGTCTGGCGTTGACCAAAGGTGCCGATTACTTTGACTACGGTATTGCAGGTGCACCGGTGACGAGTTGGGAATTATATGATACCCATTATACCGAGCGTTGGATGGATACCCCTCAATCTAACCCTGAAGGATATAAAAATGGTTCTATTTTGCCTTATGTAAATCAATACAAAGGTAGGTTGCGTATCATGCATGGCGATATGGATGATAACGTGCATATGCAAAATACCATTCAGTTGGTGGATGCATTGACCGATAGGGCGGTTCCATTTGAACTGATGATCTATCCTGGAAGCAGACATGGATTCAATCGTTCGAAAAGCGCTTATGATTTCAAGGAAAGAACAAGGTTTTATTACCAATACCTATTGGACAAACCTGTTCCAGAAAATTTAAGGTAA
- a CDS encoding LiaF domain-containing protein: MNNQTTKTDYEKPPKNNKSSNLVGFIIVFLGVAILFKNLNMGNIIPNWMFGWETILIVIGLVIGVNSKFEKKSSIVLIIIGSVFLLKNELDIHLGRFLIPAAAIALGFYLINRNKSTPQLPPTTPPRNDEYDWDKRVNQDYQGNTEGPTNPGTQNPNDSYAQATGTEHRPYGRKFLPDFENYLKVDNFFSDTKKVILSKNFLGGNITSVFGSTQLNFLQADLKQPVVIDTFQLFGSTKIIVPTNWKVYSNVSSIFGEVDDRRPMIEVVTDENKKIYITGTSLFGGLTIKNS, encoded by the coding sequence ATGAATAATCAAACAACGAAAACAGATTACGAAAAGCCACCTAAAAACAACAAATCTTCCAACTTAGTCGGATTTATCATTGTTTTTTTAGGAGTAGCCATCCTATTCAAAAACCTGAACATGGGCAATATCATCCCGAATTGGATGTTCGGATGGGAAACCATCTTGATCGTCATCGGTCTGGTAATCGGGGTCAATTCAAAATTTGAAAAGAAATCCTCTATCGTCCTGATCATTATCGGTTCAGTATTCTTACTAAAGAACGAATTGGATATCCACTTAGGTAGGTTCTTGATCCCTGCTGCTGCTATTGCACTGGGCTTCTACTTGATCAATCGTAACAAAAGCACCCCGCAATTGCCTCCAACGACTCCTCCACGCAACGATGAGTACGACTGGGACAAACGCGTAAACCAAGACTATCAAGGAAATACAGAAGGACCAACTAACCCTGGTACCCAAAACCCTAACGACTCCTATGCTCAGGCCACCGGTACTGAGCATAGGCCATACGGAAGAAAATTCCTGCCCGATTTCGAAAACTACCTGAAAGTAGACAACTTCTTCAGTGACACCAAAAAGGTCATCCTGAGCAAAAATTTCTTGGGTGGCAATATCACATCGGTATTTGGAAGCACTCAGTTGAACTTTCTACAGGCAGATCTGAAACAACCTGTTGTGATAGATACCTTCCAATTGTTTGGAAGCACCAAAATCATCGTCCCAACCAATTGGAAAGTCTATTCCAACGTATCTTCTATTTTTGGAGAGGTAGACGACAGAAGACCCATGATCGAAGTCGTTACGGATGAAAACAAAAAGATCTATATCACTGGCACATCCCTATTCGGAGGATTAACCATTAAGAACAGTTAG
- a CDS encoding LytTR family DNA-binding domain-containing protein produces MIKTILIDDEPLARSMVLEYLKEHPDFEVLAECNDGFEGVKAIQQFQPDLVFLDIQMPKLTGFEMLELLDNQPHVIFTTAFDEYALKAFEKNAVDYLLKPIRPDRFQKAIDKFKASFNSHQAPKIDSAKLQESMEEDTSLERIVVKTGNQIKIIPVQQINFLEAYDDYVKIHTPDGMFLKNKTMSSFEKQLDAKQYVRVHRSFIVKVDQLQKIEPMEKDSYIATLLTGEKVNISKSGYARLKQVIGL; encoded by the coding sequence ATGATAAAGACAATCCTTATAGACGACGAACCATTGGCAAGAAGCATGGTCCTGGAATATCTAAAAGAACACCCAGATTTTGAAGTATTGGCCGAATGCAACGATGGATTCGAAGGCGTAAAGGCTATACAGCAATTCCAACCTGATCTGGTGTTCCTGGACATTCAAATGCCTAAATTGACCGGATTCGAAATGCTGGAACTGTTGGACAACCAGCCCCATGTCATTTTTACGACTGCTTTTGATGAATATGCACTCAAGGCCTTTGAAAAAAACGCCGTGGACTATCTGTTGAAACCAATTCGACCGGATCGCTTTCAAAAGGCTATTGACAAATTCAAGGCCTCTTTCAATAGCCATCAAGCACCAAAAATAGACTCTGCCAAGCTCCAAGAATCCATGGAAGAGGATACTTCCTTGGAACGCATCGTGGTTAAAACGGGTAACCAAATCAAGATTATCCCGGTCCAACAGATCAATTTCCTGGAAGCCTATGATGATTATGTGAAAATCCATACCCCTGACGGCATGTTCTTAAAGAACAAGACCATGAGCTCCTTTGAGAAACAACTGGATGCTAAACAATATGTCAGGGTCCACCGTTCCTTTATCGTAAAAGTCGATCAACTCCAAAAGATAGAACCCATGGAAAAGGACAGCTATATTGCCACCCTCCTAACTGGTGAAAAGGTCAATATCAGCAAGTCTGGCTATGCAAGATTAAAGCAAGTTATAGGTTTATAA
- a CDS encoding helix-turn-helix transcriptional regulator, protein MINIYKELAYRDKESFMAVETLIMSLDLGPQKQLVLSQFPNWVNIAKDYIKEHWNKHITLEELSNLCAVHKVTISKYFEKYAGSTVLLYQRKIRIIRAVELMHFSGYSLTEIAFLCGFSDQSHFTRYFRQMIGFLPKELQKN, encoded by the coding sequence ATGATTAACATTTATAAGGAATTAGCTTATCGCGATAAGGAATCTTTTATGGCGGTAGAAACTTTGATTATGTCACTTGATTTAGGACCTCAGAAGCAATTGGTGCTGAGCCAATTTCCGAACTGGGTAAATATTGCCAAGGATTATATCAAAGAACATTGGAATAAACACATCACTCTGGAAGAGTTATCCAATCTGTGTGCGGTTCATAAAGTAACAATATCGAAATATTTCGAAAAATATGCGGGTAGTACAGTACTCCTTTACCAGCGGAAAATTAGGATTATTCGAGCAGTTGAATTGATGCATTTTAGCGGTTATTCGCTAACAGAGATAGCTTTTTTGTGTGGTTTCTCGGATCAAAGCCATTTTACGAGGTACTTTCGTCAAATGATTGGATTCTTGCCTAAGGAGTTACAGAAGAACTGA
- the rseP gene encoding RIP metalloprotease RseP, translated as MGIVIMIGQVLLGLSLLIILHELGHFLAARAFGIKVEKFYLFFDAWGVKLFKFNYKGCEYGVGWLPLGGYVKIAGMIDESMDTEQMKGEPQPWEFRSKPAWQRLIVMLGGIIVNIIVGIVVFWMLTFKYGTTDFNNTQLYGVKPGIIGEKVGLKEGDKILAVNGKKANLFYQDLLTSDVLMGDAVLTVDRAGQQMEIKLPSDILNDVSEHKKNELVQPMFKMLPVTMVEKNSRAEKMGLQVGDSIVSINGVQVQQLDQFKSELAANKNKEVNLDIVRKGSPMALTAAADSSATLGFLNLPVVQHKYGFMESLPLGASKAFSVITDNIKGFGKIFKGEVRADKALSGPVGIATMFGTEVDWLRFWSLVGMLSMALAFMNILPIPALDGGHVIFLLIEMIQGKPLSDKFLEKAQIVGFFIIIALMIFVFGNDIFKLTK; from the coding sequence ATGGGAATTGTAATCATGATTGGGCAAGTACTTTTAGGCTTGTCATTATTAATCATCTTGCATGAGCTTGGGCACTTTCTAGCTGCTCGGGCATTCGGAATCAAGGTGGAGAAGTTTTATCTTTTCTTTGATGCCTGGGGTGTGAAATTGTTCAAATTCAATTATAAAGGTTGTGAGTATGGTGTGGGCTGGTTGCCGTTGGGTGGTTATGTGAAGATTGCAGGTATGATCGATGAATCGATGGATACCGAACAGATGAAAGGCGAGCCACAGCCATGGGAATTCCGTTCTAAACCGGCTTGGCAACGTTTGATCGTCATGCTGGGCGGTATCATTGTCAATATTATCGTGGGTATCGTGGTTTTCTGGATGTTGACCTTTAAATATGGAACTACCGACTTTAACAACACGCAGCTTTACGGTGTAAAACCGGGCATTATCGGTGAAAAGGTTGGCTTGAAAGAAGGGGATAAGATCCTTGCCGTAAATGGTAAAAAAGCGAATCTATTCTATCAAGATCTGTTGACTTCGGACGTGTTGATGGGTGATGCGGTGTTGACGGTTGATCGTGCAGGTCAGCAAATGGAGATAAAATTGCCCAGCGATATCCTGAATGATGTCTCTGAACATAAGAAGAACGAGTTGGTTCAGCCTATGTTCAAGATGCTTCCCGTAACGATGGTCGAGAAGAACAGTAGGGCGGAGAAGATGGGATTGCAAGTAGGGGATAGCATTGTTTCGATCAATGGGGTTCAAGTGCAGCAATTGGATCAATTTAAATCTGAATTGGCAGCGAATAAGAATAAGGAAGTAAATTTGGATATTGTTCGTAAAGGAAGTCCAATGGCTTTAACAGCAGCTGCAGATAGTTCTGCTACCCTAGGTTTCCTAAACCTTCCGGTAGTTCAGCATAAATATGGCTTTATGGAGTCCTTGCCGCTGGGTGCAAGCAAAGCTTTCTCGGTGATTACGGATAACATCAAGGGCTTCGGAAAGATTTTCAAAGGTGAGGTGCGTGCTGACAAAGCGCTTTCAGGCCCGGTAGGGATTGCAACCATGTTCGGTACTGAGGTAGATTGGTTAAGGTTCTGGAGTCTGGTAGGTATGCTTTCCATGGCCTTGGCCTTTATGAATATCTTGCCAATCCCAGCATTGGATGGTGGACACGTGATCTTCTTGTTGATTGAGATGATTCAAGGGAAGCCATTGAGTGATAAGTTCTTGGAGAAAGCCCAGATCGTTGGGTTCTTCATCATTATCGCACTGATGATATTCGTTTTTGGAAACGATATTTTCAAATTGACGAAGTAA